The following proteins are co-located in the Flectobacillus major DSM 103 genome:
- a CDS encoding NlpC/P60 family protein, whose protein sequence is MKKIFFSKLIIAFLLCSALFMISCKNESPEIQESVGDATPEEIIKQFDKFDVIQIDASNIIGINGLTTSEFDTYLKEKYGDKFGNNVPSHQRVNAVSLTPNEQLTNLTNKIASNQVVFTLRDVYAKLYPSQPNGLAYVFDGKSDQIHAPHTKSKCKENLAGLDCSGMLYQGALKTGIYISKGNAIQQANVENWKKWLSVSNYTYISAEKTDINSWNDDDWKTGDIIIFNNGSHIGTISIADNNKIVIIHSQGSEEHSCDQNKGPRSGPKAMTSTDKYNWDAFTKMKLARLRFVLKDSYNISIRCSGMSNYLYTTNLSIDITKNTTFEDEVIFKDYDGSKNRQKFKITYDTDKKEFYIVSEMTDDQVPGGLRKDELSIPLASIGQPISSTTSFLGNMEGCNAEILLDKGFRYNADINSKPSRIVVTKNACSFTYSKK, encoded by the coding sequence ATGAAAAAGATATTCTTCTCCAAACTTATTATTGCTTTTCTTTTATGCTCCGCACTTTTTATGATCTCATGTAAGAATGAGAGTCCTGAAATTCAAGAATCAGTGGGCGATGCAACACCTGAGGAAATAATAAAACAATTTGATAAGTTTGATGTCATCCAGATTGATGCTTCAAACATAATAGGGATAAATGGTTTGACTACCTCGGAGTTTGATACCTATTTAAAGGAGAAATATGGTGATAAATTTGGTAATAATGTTCCTAGTCACCAAAGAGTAAATGCAGTATCCTTAACACCAAATGAACAGCTCACTAATCTCACTAACAAGATTGCTTCCAACCAGGTAGTATTCACCTTAAGAGATGTTTATGCAAAGCTATACCCTAGCCAACCAAATGGATTAGCGTATGTCTTTGATGGAAAATCTGATCAGATTCATGCTCCTCATACAAAATCAAAGTGTAAAGAGAATCTTGCTGGTCTAGACTGTTCAGGAATGCTATATCAAGGAGCATTGAAAACTGGCATATATATATCAAAAGGAAATGCTATACAACAAGCGAATGTTGAAAATTGGAAGAAATGGTTAAGTGTATCAAACTACACATATATTAGTGCAGAAAAAACAGATATTAATTCATGGAATGATGACGATTGGAAAACGGGTGATATTATCATCTTTAACAATGGAAGCCATATAGGAACAATTAGTATTGCAGATAATAACAAAATTGTGATAATACACTCACAAGGAAGTGAAGAACATTCATGTGATCAGAATAAAGGTCCCAGAAGTGGACCTAAAGCAATGACATCAACAGATAAATATAATTGGGATGCTTTTACTAAGATGAAGTTAGCAAGATTAAGATTTGTGTTAAAAGACAGTTATAATATCTCCATAAGATGTTCTGGAATGAGTAATTATTTATATACTACCAATCTCTCTATAGACATTACTAAGAATACTACTTTTGAAGATGAAGTTATCTTCAAAGACTATGATGGTTCTAAGAATCGTCAAAAGTTTAAAATTACATATGATACTGATAAAAAGGAATTTTATATAGTCTCAGAAATGACAGATGATCAAGTACCAGGAGGGTTAAGAAAAGATGAACTTTCTATTCCATTGGCTTCAATAGGGCAGCCTATAAGCTCAACTACAAGTTTTTTGGGGAATATGGAGGGATGTAATGCTGAAATTTTATTAGACAAAGGGTTTAGATATAATGCTGATATTAATTCAAAGCCCAGTAGAATAGTTGTAACTAAAAATGCCTGTTCATTCACGTACTCAAAAAAATAG
- the tsaD gene encoding tRNA (adenosine(37)-N6)-threonylcarbamoyltransferase complex transferase subunit TsaD has protein sequence MTILAIESSCDDSSAAVIIDGKLHSNIVASQAIHQKWGGVVPELASRAHQQHIVPVVAEALQTAKITKSDLNAIAFTRGPGLLGSLLVGTSFAKALAMGLGIPLIDVHHMQAHVLAHFIDDPKPQFPFLCLTVSGGHTQIVLVRSPLDMEIIGETQDDAVGEAFDKTAKLLNLPYPGGPLIDKYAKEGNPSRFEFPMVEMQGLNYSFSGIKTAFLYFLQKETAKSPQFVEENLADICASMQNTLIKILLQKLKKAAKQYKIKEIAIAGGVSANSGLRAELQNLGQELGWNVYIPQFQYCTDNAGMIAMAAHFKAEIGEFCGQDVSPMPRMAW, from the coding sequence ATGACCATTTTAGCCATAGAATCATCTTGTGACGATAGCTCAGCGGCTGTTATAATAGATGGCAAACTTCATTCCAATATTGTGGCAAGCCAAGCCATTCATCAAAAATGGGGTGGAGTTGTTCCCGAACTAGCAAGTCGTGCTCATCAGCAACATATCGTACCCGTAGTAGCCGAGGCTCTACAAACAGCGAAGATAACAAAATCTGACCTAAATGCCATAGCATTTACTCGTGGACCAGGACTTTTAGGTTCATTATTGGTAGGTACTTCTTTTGCCAAAGCATTGGCTATGGGTTTGGGTATTCCATTGATAGACGTTCACCACATGCAAGCTCATGTTTTGGCACATTTTATTGATGACCCCAAGCCTCAATTTCCCTTCCTTTGCCTAACCGTTAGCGGTGGACATACACAGATTGTGTTGGTTCGTTCGCCATTAGATATGGAAATTATTGGCGAAACCCAAGACGATGCCGTAGGAGAGGCATTCGATAAAACGGCCAAGCTTTTGAATTTGCCTTATCCTGGTGGGCCATTGATTGACAAATACGCCAAAGAAGGTAATCCTTCAAGGTTTGAGTTTCCGATGGTTGAAATGCAAGGACTTAATTACTCATTTTCGGGTATTAAAACAGCTTTCCTCTATTTCTTACAAAAAGAAACAGCCAAAAGCCCTCAGTTTGTCGAAGAGAATTTAGCGGATATTTGTGCTTCAATGCAAAACACCCTGATAAAGATTTTGTTGCAAAAGCTCAAAAAAGCAGCAAAGCAATACAAAATTAAGGAAATTGCTATTGCTGGAGGTGTTTCGGCCAATTCAGGTTTGCGTGCTGAATTACAAAATTTAGGACAAGAGTTGGGCTGGAATGTGTATATTCCTCAGTTTCAGTATTGTACCGACAACGCAGGCATGATTGCAATGGCTGCCCATTTCAAGGCCGAAATAGGGGAGTTCTGTGGGCAAGATGTTAGCCCTATGCCTCGAATGGCTTGGTAA
- a CDS encoding DinB family protein gives MRQAEKNEYPQHKYFSRYIEYSDSQDVIEMLVKQKEEVFFLLKNLTEIQQSYRYAEGKWSIKELVGHITDTERIFSYRSLCIARGEKAPLPGFDENEYMAMSNFSEQSFESLLEQYRLVRESSIALYASMTEEIASRMGNANGFEVSARAYAWAIAGHEAHHISILKERYLS, from the coding sequence ATGAGACAGGCCGAAAAAAATGAGTATCCACAACATAAATATTTCTCAAGGTATATAGAGTATTCTGATAGTCAGGATGTTATTGAGATGCTTGTGAAGCAAAAAGAGGAGGTGTTTTTTTTATTAAAAAATTTGACAGAAATCCAACAAAGCTATCGTTATGCCGAAGGAAAGTGGTCGATTAAGGAGTTGGTAGGACATATTACCGATACAGAACGCATTTTTTCGTACCGTTCGTTGTGTATTGCTCGTGGTGAAAAAGCTCCTTTGCCAGGTTTTGATGAAAATGAATACATGGCTATGTCTAATTTTTCTGAACAAAGCTTTGAATCTTTGCTCGAACAATACCGTTTAGTAAGAGAATCGTCTATTGCTTTGTACGCTTCTATGACAGAAGAAATTGCCTCTCGTATGGGCAATGCTAATGGCTTTGAGGTATCGGCAAGAGCCTATGCTTGGGCGATTGCTGGCCACGAGGCTCATCATATTAGTATTTTGAAAGAAAGATATTTGTCATAG
- a CDS encoding translocation/assembly module TamB domain-containing protein, which yields MIFNALKISTKTVLYTIVGFLLIAVLLAAILRTSYIQTKLAQYYAPKISKALGYPIEIDKVTIHFFDEATLEGVRVKDYQGYQMIDIDKLDLDFQIQNLALDTTQNQLDYVRLYRPKVVLVIDKNGDLNIDEFIRRINKLLAPPKPRPKNPHPSPFIIKEADIVDGVFTLNDESEPYLNNRKSFDHYHFTLHELEAHLNDFTLIRDTISFKTTLKGYDRFSDTRIKTLQTNFLISDTQMRFDKLLLKLNNSVVRNQIVMSFNSQKDFKKWNAKVRMRANFDSTVVSSDDLGRFVNDMYQFKDTYYLNGNFDGTVNKFRLSQFDLYFGKKSKLHGDFAFDGLPSIPKTQMNLRMNKSHVQVQDLANYIGKETVSSIQQFGHIIFDGNFVGTTSNFKTKGLLESELGKLDMDVSMLLQDNSARSSYSGSVKAKDFNLGKLIDQQNILGNLTLAGKIEGKGFSWNDAVLKFDGDVNQIDFNQYQYKNIYVNGQLAKKLFEGRVAVKDTNLIFDLFGKVDFRNNKDQIDLIGKLSKSNLRELNFTKDDWRFTTILDVQLKGYEIDKAIGKAKFYNTTIGFERRDLFLDSIRIVSEINPNHRRWALESEVANFAFSGDFKPSKAVRDLQQLVQEYKLYFTGDEKARQSYYAHKLSFTPMPYRIDYKFLLKDFYPVMALVYPEGKVAKNTQINGTFGISNTSTFSLESTIDTLLLGNKYQFYRSHIDLNSSKFYNTPEVLASLIISSKNQKISILQPTENLDLEASWDQDKIRFTSNIKQENATNQANLNGTLRFIQEGISLQFIRSKFRMLDQVWTINPENLISVMGKELSAQNLVVGNDDQFVSLNGKISTDSTEVMNFKAKNFSLETLAPIIAFNFGGIVNADVSLKEVYNHVNADSQLRIDGLTLDNFLIGNLEGTGMYDQEAQIVRIDYNLERLSNHVLKMRGTYDPKQQENSLNLTANLNQTSLQILEPFTKGLFSKLKGSASGDLNISGNLRHPIVNGTIDLKKGSLFFDYLKTTLNFEDKLVFEPDEIRAKSLRLTDEEGNKATLSGGVYYDGDKTFTLQLNANMNRFKILNTTRKDNDTYYGVGYASGRIGITGTPSNLNIDADIRSDRGTRLFIPLDKAQDAGNQEEIEFLAAQTKDSSATTTQKIETSDSRIKMDFKFDFNPDAYGEVQFDKQTGDIMRVNGTGKINLKVDTKGDFSMTGEYAIERGDYTFTFQNIINKKFTIQRGSRISWSGSPYDAILDIKAAYTQNVNYLGSVIDTSAQGSSTYKNRAEFTRRYPVDVIINLKDRLLQPNISFDLKLHDYPQNPEFNSGVTAFQNRIRTDEQELNRQVSNVLLLGQMVSNSAAAFASVNLVNNLMELASNQLSNVFSKIDQNLNVDLSLNGNGLNQDLINNLQLRFSYNFNDRFRITRSGGFTTALNQTNALSLIGDWSLEWFIKRDGSLRLKTYNRNVQTSILGSFNTQYQTFTSGGMSVLYSKSFNYLFPNKQKLKNAASLSDGQEKTNQIDFLSNP from the coding sequence ATGATTTTCAATGCCCTCAAAATATCTACTAAAACTGTCCTATACACCATTGTAGGCTTTTTGTTGATAGCTGTTTTGCTGGCTGCTATTCTGAGAACTTCCTATATTCAGACCAAACTAGCCCAATATTATGCCCCCAAAATCTCTAAGGCTTTGGGCTATCCTATTGAAATAGACAAAGTTACTATACATTTTTTTGACGAAGCTACCTTAGAAGGTGTTCGGGTAAAAGACTATCAGGGTTATCAGATGATTGATATTGACAAGCTTGATCTAGACTTTCAAATACAAAATCTAGCCTTAGATACCACCCAAAATCAATTAGATTATGTGCGCTTGTATCGTCCAAAAGTAGTTTTGGTGATTGACAAAAACGGTGATTTGAATATAGATGAATTTATTCGTCGAATCAATAAACTGTTAGCCCCCCCCAAGCCTCGCCCAAAAAACCCGCATCCTTCGCCTTTTATTATCAAAGAAGCCGATATTGTCGATGGTGTATTTACGCTGAACGATGAGTCTGAGCCATATCTCAACAATCGAAAGTCATTTGACCACTATCATTTTACTTTACACGAGCTAGAGGCTCACCTCAATGACTTTACGCTTATTCGAGATACGATTTCTTTCAAAACAACCCTCAAGGGTTATGACCGTTTTTCTGATACTCGTATCAAAACTCTTCAAACCAATTTCTTGATTTCGGATACCCAAATGCGGTTTGATAAATTGCTATTAAAACTGAATAATTCGGTGGTAAGAAACCAGATCGTGATGTCGTTCAATAGTCAAAAAGATTTTAAGAAATGGAATGCAAAGGTACGCATGCGAGCTAATTTTGATTCGACAGTGGTAAGCTCGGACGACCTTGGCAGATTTGTCAACGATATGTATCAATTTAAAGATACCTATTACCTTAATGGTAATTTTGATGGCACTGTCAATAAATTTAGGCTTTCACAATTTGATTTATATTTCGGTAAAAAATCAAAACTTCATGGCGATTTTGCCTTCGATGGCTTACCTTCTATTCCAAAAACTCAAATGAATCTTCGTATGAATAAATCACATGTGCAGGTTCAAGATTTGGCAAATTATATCGGAAAAGAAACGGTTTCGAGTATTCAGCAATTTGGCCATATCATATTTGATGGCAACTTTGTAGGCACTACCTCTAATTTCAAAACAAAAGGTTTATTGGAATCTGAATTGGGGAAATTAGACATGGATGTAAGTATGCTTTTGCAAGACAACTCGGCAAGATCATCGTACAGTGGCTCGGTAAAAGCCAAAGATTTTAACTTAGGCAAACTCATCGACCAGCAGAATATACTAGGTAATTTGACCTTGGCAGGCAAAATAGAAGGTAAAGGTTTTTCGTGGAACGATGCAGTATTAAAATTTGATGGAGATGTCAATCAGATTGATTTTAACCAGTATCAGTACAAAAATATTTATGTAAATGGCCAGCTCGCCAAAAAGCTTTTTGAAGGGCGTGTGGCCGTAAAAGATACCAACCTGATTTTTGACCTATTTGGCAAAGTTGATTTTAGAAATAATAAAGACCAAATTGACCTTATCGGGAAGCTATCAAAATCCAACCTTCGTGAACTCAACTTTACCAAAGACGATTGGCGTTTTACTACCATTTTGGATGTACAACTCAAGGGTTATGAAATAGACAAGGCCATCGGAAAAGCTAAGTTTTATAATACAACTATTGGTTTTGAACGACGAGATTTGTTTCTCGACTCTATCCGTATTGTATCTGAAATTAACCCCAATCATCGGCGTTGGGCTTTGGAGTCGGAGGTGGCTAATTTTGCCTTTTCTGGCGACTTCAAACCAAGTAAGGCTGTCAGAGATTTACAGCAGTTGGTACAGGAATATAAGTTGTACTTTACGGGCGACGAAAAAGCACGACAAAGCTACTATGCCCATAAACTCAGCTTTACCCCAATGCCTTACAGAATCGACTATAAGTTTTTACTGAAAGATTTTTACCCTGTAATGGCCTTGGTATATCCTGAAGGGAAAGTAGCTAAAAATACCCAAATCAATGGTACATTCGGTATTAGTAATACCTCGACATTTTCGTTGGAGTCGACCATAGACACCCTTTTATTGGGTAATAAATATCAGTTTTATCGTTCGCATATCGACCTCAATAGCTCAAAATTCTATAATACACCCGAAGTACTAGCATCGCTTATTATTTCTTCAAAAAATCAAAAAATAAGCATTTTGCAACCTACCGAAAATTTAGATTTAGAAGCCTCGTGGGACCAAGACAAAATCAGATTTACTAGTAATATCAAACAAGAAAATGCTACTAATCAGGCCAATCTCAATGGTACTCTAAGGTTTATCCAAGAAGGTATTTCGTTACAATTTATTCGGTCAAAATTCAGGATGCTCGACCAAGTGTGGACAATCAATCCCGAAAACCTTATTAGTGTGATGGGGAAAGAGTTGAGTGCACAAAATTTAGTAGTAGGCAACGACGACCAATTTGTATCGCTCAATGGCAAAATATCGACCGACTCCACAGAAGTAATGAATTTTAAGGCAAAAAACTTTAGCCTCGAAACCCTCGCTCCTATTATTGCCTTCAACTTTGGAGGCATTGTCAATGCCGACGTGTCACTAAAAGAAGTATACAACCATGTCAACGCCGATTCTCAATTACGTATCGATGGCTTAACCTTAGATAACTTTTTGATTGGTAATTTGGAAGGAACAGGCATGTACGACCAAGAAGCCCAGATTGTCCGAATTGATTATAACCTCGAACGTTTGAGCAATCATGTACTAAAAATGCGAGGAACCTATGACCCTAAACAACAAGAAAACTCGCTGAATTTGACAGCCAACCTCAACCAAACCAGCCTTCAAATCCTCGAACCTTTTACCAAAGGTCTTTTTTCAAAACTCAAAGGCTCTGCTAGTGGCGACTTAAATATTTCAGGAAATTTACGCCACCCTATTGTCAATGGCACTATTGATCTAAAAAAAGGCTCATTGTTCTTTGATTACCTCAAAACTACTTTGAATTTTGAGGACAAACTGGTATTTGAACCCGATGAAATTCGTGCCAAAAGCCTCCGCCTAACCGACGAAGAAGGCAATAAAGCTACCTTGTCGGGTGGGGTGTATTATGATGGTGACAAAACCTTTACGCTACAGCTCAACGCCAATATGAATCGTTTCAAGATTTTGAATACAACCCGTAAAGACAATGATACTTACTACGGTGTAGGCTATGCCAGTGGACGCATCGGCATTACTGGTACACCCAGCAACCTCAATATAGATGCTGATATTCGCAGCGATAGAGGCACACGTTTATTTATTCCGCTCGACAAAGCACAAGATGCAGGCAACCAAGAAGAAATAGAGTTTTTGGCAGCACAAACCAAAGATTCGTCGGCTACGACCACACAAAAAATCGAGACTAGCGATAGCCGTATCAAAATGGATTTCAAATTCGATTTTAACCCTGATGCTTATGGTGAAGTACAGTTTGACAAACAAACTGGCGATATCATGCGAGTAAATGGAACAGGAAAAATCAACCTAAAAGTAGATACCAAAGGCGATTTTAGTATGACAGGCGAATACGCCATAGAACGAGGAGATTATACCTTTACTTTCCAAAATATTATTAATAAGAAATTTACGATTCAACGTGGCAGCCGAATTAGCTGGTCGGGTAGCCCTTACGATGCTATTTTGGATATTAAAGCTGCCTATACGCAAAACGTCAATTACCTTGGCTCGGTTATCGATACCTCGGCTCAGGGTTCTAGTACCTACAAAAATCGGGCAGAGTTTACCCGTCGTTATCCAGTAGATGTCATTATTAATCTTAAAGACCGTCTGTTACAACCCAATATTTCATTTGATTTAAAACTACACGATTACCCTCAAAACCCAGAATTTAATTCGGGGGTAACAGCATTTCAGAACCGTATCAGAACCGACGAGCAAGAACTCAACCGACAGGTTAGCAATGTGTTGTTATTAGGACAAATGGTTTCTAATAGTGCTGCAGCATTTGCTTCCGTCAATTTGGTTAATAACCTCATGGAGTTGGCCTCGAACCAATTGAGTAATGTATTCTCAAAAATTGACCAGAACCTTAATGTAGACTTATCGCTCAATGGTAATGGCCTTAATCAAGATTTGATTAATAACCTACAATTAAGGTTTTCGTACAATTTCAACGACCGTTTCCGTATCACAAGAAGTGGTGGCTTTACTACGGCTCTTAACCAAACCAATGCCCTATCGCTTATCGGAGACTGGTCGCTAGAGTGGTTTATCAAAAGAGATGGAAGTTTGAGGCTCAAAACCTATAACCGAAATGTACAAACCTCTATTTTAGGTTCATTCAATACTCAATACCAAACGTTCACTTCTGGCGGGATGTCGGTACTTTATTCAAAAAGCTTTAACTACCTTTTTCCCAACAAGCAAAAACTCAAAAATGCAGCTTCATTAAGCGATGGTCAAGAAAAAACCAACCAAATCGACTTTCTGAGTAATCCTTAG
- a CDS encoding DeoR/GlpR family DNA-binding transcription regulator produces MNFQIRKQLILQTVESQGSVEVKDLAEILQTSEITVRRDLAILAEQGLLYRTHGGAMKLSLTQNPISFSNKTATHATEKDYICQKANEFIQEGDTIFVDCGSTLFRLCPFIKHKRIKVITNSLPVLYELINTSISINLVGGEVDHQRQAVHGSIALEHLARYHADKAFIGVDGISLHNGLSAASEKEASIATAMASQSKEVFLLCDASKLEKNAYFQFAPLTLIHTLITDYNADKQLLEQYRAKNLRVIQ; encoded by the coding sequence ATGAATTTCCAAATAAGAAAACAGCTTATTTTACAAACGGTAGAATCTCAAGGCTCGGTAGAAGTCAAGGATTTAGCCGAAATATTACAGACTTCCGAAATCACAGTACGGCGTGATTTGGCTATTTTGGCCGAGCAAGGTTTGTTATATCGAACACATGGCGGAGCAATGAAGCTGAGCTTGACCCAAAATCCTATTAGTTTTAGTAACAAAACAGCTACACATGCCACCGAAAAAGACTATATCTGTCAAAAGGCCAATGAATTTATTCAGGAAGGCGATACCATATTTGTTGATTGTGGCAGTACTTTGTTTAGGCTTTGCCCTTTTATTAAACACAAACGTATCAAAGTAATAACCAATTCATTACCAGTATTGTACGAATTAATCAATACGAGTATTTCTATTAATTTGGTAGGGGGCGAAGTTGACCACCAGCGCCAAGCGGTACATGGAAGTATTGCCCTAGAGCATCTGGCACGTTATCATGCCGACAAGGCTTTTATTGGGGTAGATGGCATATCGCTACACAACGGCCTAAGTGCTGCCAGTGAAAAAGAAGCGAGTATTGCCACTGCTATGGCAAGCCAATCAAAAGAAGTTTTTTTGCTATGCGATGCTAGCAAACTTGAAAAAAATGCTTATTTCCAGTTTGCTCCTCTCACCTTAATCCATACACTTATTACCGACTACAATGCCGATAAGCAGCTGTTGGAACAATACCGAGCAAAAAATCTACGCGTGATTCAGTAG
- the dapF gene encoding diaminopimelate epimerase produces MKFYKYQGAGNDFVVIDDRDKSFPVSQELIALMCHRRFGIGADGLMLLQNDEQYDFRMVYFNSDGTEGSMCGNGGRCLVRFAHDIGVIGNTTTFIAIDGEHEASVNPDTISLKMIDVAGVEQTVKYDFMNTGSPHYVEFVENLAHFDVYTTGKNIRYGEPFVSKGGTNVNFVEVIGQNALSVRTYERGVEDETYACGTGVTACALSANLRLGFEKFVDVKVLGGDLRIEFSKKADNTFENIYLIGPAVQVFIGEWRN; encoded by the coding sequence ATGAAATTTTATAAATACCAAGGAGCTGGTAATGATTTTGTGGTGATTGACGACCGAGATAAATCGTTTCCTGTTTCTCAAGAATTAATTGCACTGATGTGCCATCGTCGTTTTGGCATTGGTGCCGATGGCCTAATGTTGTTGCAAAATGACGAGCAGTATGATTTTAGAATGGTTTATTTCAATTCTGATGGTACAGAAGGCTCGATGTGTGGCAATGGAGGACGTTGTTTGGTGCGTTTTGCTCATGATATTGGTGTAATTGGCAACACCACCACTTTTATTGCTATCGATGGCGAACATGAGGCTTCGGTGAACCCCGATACCATTTCTTTAAAGATGATTGATGTTGCAGGGGTTGAGCAGACAGTGAAGTATGATTTTATGAATACAGGCTCTCCACATTATGTAGAGTTTGTGGAAAATTTGGCTCATTTCGATGTTTATACTACAGGCAAAAATATTAGATATGGAGAGCCTTTTGTGAGTAAAGGAGGAACAAACGTAAATTTTGTGGAAGTTATAGGACAAAATGCTTTGTCGGTACGTACTTATGAGCGTGGTGTGGAGGATGAAACTTATGCTTGTGGAACGGGGGTTACAGCTTGTGCTCTATCTGCCAATTTACGACTTGGCTTTGAAAAATTTGTTGATGTAAAAGTACTTGGAGGAGATTTAAGAATTGAGTTTTCTAAAAAAGCTGATAATACTTTTGAGAATATCTATTTAATTGGCCCTGCTGTTCAGGTATTTATAGGAGAGTGGAGAAATTAG
- a CDS encoding integrase core domain-containing protein — MDNVPEFEVKLAQEWSQSIDIVFHCNQPGKPMQNAYIELFNQTYRRHVLDAFDSLVEILYETDLSKDE, encoded by the coding sequence ATGGATAATGTCCCAGAATTTGAAGTAAAACTAGCGCAAGAATGGAGTCAGAGTATTGACATAGTATTTCACTGTAATCAACCAGGGAAACCAATGCAGAATGCCTACATTGAGCTATTCAACCAAACTTACCGCAGACATGTATTAGATGCTTTTGATTCTTTGGTGGAGATACTCTATGAAACAGATCTATCTAAGGATGAGTGA
- the nudK gene encoding GDP-mannose pyrophosphatase NudK, which yields MIPKIEIKEEQLLSDNWYILKKITYDYFRKNGKVETQSREVYDRGNGATILLYNTEQKTVILTNQFRLPTYVNGNTTGMLIETCAGLLDYDNPEVAIKRETEEETGYKIEHVHKVYEAYMSPGSVTEILYFFVAEYSKDTARVAGGGIEEEEIEVLEIPFEKAYKMIKTGEIKDGKTIMLLQYLKLEELLVTT from the coding sequence ATGATTCCTAAAATAGAAATTAAAGAAGAACAATTATTATCGGATAACTGGTATATTCTTAAAAAAATTACTTACGATTACTTTCGCAAAAATGGGAAAGTAGAAACTCAGTCAAGAGAAGTGTATGACCGAGGTAATGGGGCAACGATATTGTTGTACAATACCGAGCAGAAAACGGTTATTTTGACCAATCAGTTTCGTTTACCAACTTATGTGAATGGCAATACAACAGGAATGTTGATAGAGACTTGTGCAGGTTTGCTAGACTATGATAATCCTGAGGTAGCCATAAAAAGAGAAACAGAAGAAGAAACGGGCTATAAAATAGAACATGTACACAAGGTATATGAAGCTTATATGAGTCCTGGATCTGTTACAGAGATTTTGTATTTTTTTGTGGCCGAATACAGCAAAGATACTGCCCGTGTTGCTGGTGGTGGAATAGAGGAAGAAGAAATTGAGGTACTCGAAATACCCTTTGAAAAGGCTTATAAGATGATAAAAACAGGTGAGATTAAAGACGGTAAAACGATTATGCTGTTGCAGTATTTGAAGCTTGAGGAGCTATTAGTTACTACTTAA